In bacterium, the DNA window AAGCACACTCCGCATTCGCGCCACGGAATGGGCATCGACCACCCAAAACGAGATCCGTCAGCGTCAATCGCCGCGCGGCACGCTGAAACATTGGAAAGCCAGCTTCTCAGCCAACTTTCGTGCATAGTTCAGGCTAGCGCCGACGAACCCGAGGACAACGAATCCTCTTGAGACTCCACCCAGGAGGCCAGTCAGGCGCGCGGAAACGCCGAGCCGGGCAGCCTCAGCTCGTGGCGGCTAGAAGATCTTCGAAGGCGCCGAAGTACACCTCGACGTTCGTGTAGCCCATGTCTGCGAGGGTCTTCGCTGCAAGCACCGCCCGGCCACCGCTTTTGCAATGAACCAGGATCGGCGGATCCGGATCGGAGCAGACTTCCGCGATCTTGAACTCGAGGAAACCGCGGGGAACGTTGACCGCGCCAGCGATCGAGCCTGCAGCGAATTCAGCGGGCTCTCGGACATCGAGAATGATCAGGCCGGCTTCGCTGCCAATTCGGCTGGCCGCAGCCTCGCCACTACACAACGTGACGTCCTTCGAGTGGGATCTGATCAGATCGGTGAATGCAATGGGCACCGAGAACTCCTCCTTGAAGGGTGCGGCATCACGACTCCAGTGCCTTCCCCATCCGCTCCAAGATCGCTTCCAAGATACTCTTGGAGGTCGCGAAGTTGAGACGCACGCAGCGCTGGCCCGGCGAACCGAAATCGGAACCGGGACTGAGCGCCACCTGGCCGCGCTCGAGGAAGAACGCACGAAGATCATCCGGCAGATCGAACTCCTGGAAGTCGAGCCAGGCCAGATAGGTCGCTTCAGGTGGCAACAGGCCTACGGCAGGAAACCGCTCGGAGAAGAACTCGCTGACGCGCTGCCGGTTCTCTGCCAGGTAGGCTAGAACGGTATCGAGCCACTCCTGGCCGTCAGTCCATGCCGCGAGTGTGGCTGCATCATCCAGGATGCCGCCGTGGCCAAAAACGTGGGGTGGCAGCTGTCGGAAGGGTTCCTTCAACCTCTGACTGCCGTACACGATAAAGGCGATCGGAAGCCCCGCGATGTTGAAGGCCTTGGTTGCGGCCGTCAGCGTGATGGTCCGCTCAGCGAGTTCCGGGGAGAGGCTCGCAAAGGGCACATGCTCGTGGCCGGCGAAGACGAGATCCTCGTGAATCTCGTCGGAGACGACGATCAGGTCGTGCCGAAGCGCGATCTCCCCGAGCTGGAGGAGTTCGGAACGCTCGAAGGCTCGGCCGGTCGGGTTGTGTGGATTGCAGAGCATGAACAAGCGCGTGTCATCATCGATGTCCGCCTCCAAACGGTCGAAGTCGATCTCGAATCGAGTCTCTCCGCGTACCAGCGGGTTCTCGACCAGGCGTCTCCCGCTGTGTTCGACGGCTCCCAGGAACGGCGGGTAGATCGGCGTCTGGACGACGACGCCCTGGCCCCGCTTCGTGTGCATGAGAATCGATGCGTCGAGCCCCTGCACCACGTTCACCAGGGGCGAGACGTTCCGGGGATCCACCTGCCAGGAGAATCGTTCTGCCATGCGCGAAACGAACGCCTCTCGCAGCTGGGGAGAGAGAGGCACCGCGTGGTAGCCCAGATCGTTTCGGTCGAGGAGGGCCCGGACCGCCTGTTGGATCGCTGGCGCTACCGGAAAATCCATGTCCGCCACCCAGGCGGGGAGGACATCCGGACCATAGAGCGTCCACTTGATCCGGCTCGACCGGTGGAGCTCAGCGGAAGAAACAGCATCGAATGCTGATCGGAGGTCATTCACGTCGTTACGTTCCCTCGCGTTGCCACCGGACCAGGGCTCTTTTCCTGGAGTGGAACATGGACCCCTTACCATACCCTGCTTCGGGGGCTCCGAGCGAAGCCGCTATCCTCCGGCCGCCTCACGCTGAGCCAGGATTCCCGAACGTCCAACGACACGATGAGCCCCAAATTGCCCCCCGTCCCGATGCCTCGTCGATCGTCGGCTTGGCGCCTCATCCTTCGCAACGCCCAGCTTTTCGGGGGTGCCAGCGCCGGAGCTCTCACGTTCGGCGGGGCCCTCTGGGCACTTCGCTCGCTTCCACGACGGGAACGACTGGAGCGCGCCGCAGGACGGGCACTCGTCCGTTCCTGCAGCAAGCTCGGCGCGACGTTCATCAAGATCGGCCAGATCGCATCCACCCGGAACGATCTGCTGCCGCGTGGCGTCTTCGAAGAGCTGCGCTCGCTCCAGGATCGCGTCCCTGCGTTCCCGTACGCAGAAGCGGCCGCCACGATCGAGGCGGAATTCGGCGCGCCGGTCGAAGAGCTATTCGACAGTTTCAACCCGAACCCCATCGCTGCCGCGTCGGTGGCACAAGTCCATGAAGCGCGACTCCCCGGTGATGGCCGCCGAGTCGCCATCAAGATCCTCAGGCCCGACATCATCCTGAAGGTCCAACTCGATCGGGCGATCCTCCTCTTCCTCGGGCGCCTCCTCGAGCGCTTGATTCCAACGCTACGCCTGGTCTCCCTCGAAGAAGCCATCCGAAGCTTCTGCGACGCAGTCGAAGAGCAACTCGACCTGCGCAACGAGGCACGCAACAACGCGCGGTTCGCCAAGAACTTCGAAGACGATCCCCACGTGTGCTTCCCCCTCCTGCATCCGACCCTGTGTAGCTCCCGTGTGCTCAGCATGGATTTCGTCGCCGGCACCCACGAAGATGGCCTCGCCCTGGCCGAGTTCGATGTCCATCAGATCGTGGAGTCCGGAATGCGCGCGGTCTCCCGCATGATCTTCCTGCACGGGTTCGTTCATGCGGATCTCCATCCGGGAAACATGCTATTCGAGCCGCCGGGTCGAATCGTCTTTCTCGACCTCGGCCTGGTCGGTGAGTTGACCGATGAAGATCGACTCAGGACGGCCGAGATGCTGATGGCTCTCGTTTCCGGCGACGGAGCCGGCGTCGCGAGAGCGTTCTTCGAGAATGCGCCTCATCACGCGGTAGCGGACTATGAGGCGTACGAACGCGAGATCAGCGAATTCGTCTCGGACGTCGCGTCGAAAGGGCTCGGACAGCTCCAGGTCACCCTCGAGATTGGCCGGATTCTCGACATCCTGCGAAGGCATCGCATCCAGGCGCGATCGCATATGACGATGGTCAACCTCGCACTGATGACCGCGGAAGGAATGGGAAAGCGCCTCGCTCCGGAGCTGGATCTCAGTCGCGAAGCCCTGCCCTATCTCGCCGAAGCACTGGGCAAGAGTCATGGGGATTGATCGGCGATCAACCGCGAAACGACCTCGTGTCAGTCAGCGTCCAGGGCAGTTCGCAAAGCCTGGGCGAAGTCGGCAAGCGAGAGAGGCTTCGCCAGTAGTTGGCTGACGCCGATCTCCCGAGCTTCCGCAGCGGTCTCGGGATCCAACAGACCCGTGAGAAGAAAGCCCATGGATCGCTACGAGATCCGGTGCTCTGGTTCGAGTTCTTCCGCCAAGAGAGTCAGATCTGCCCCCACCTCCGTCGGCACGAGCGATCGCTCGTGCGCGAAGCGCGCCAGAAGCGCATCTGCGACATGCTGCACCGTCAGTCCCTGTACCTCATCAGCGACGGCCCCGGCGGCGAGCGGATCCATGTCGATACCCATCGCCCGGTAGATGGGCTCGAGCACGCGCCCGACCTGAGCGTCATTGCCAACGACGATCACGCCGCCGACATGAGCTGCCCCCTTCACGACTCGTTGCCCTACCCCCATCAGCTTCTTCACGCCACGAGCGTTCACGGAGTGGTCACCCGGACAGTATTCGCCTGGAACCGCGCCAATACGTGCGTCGACGCCCAGATCGGAAAGCGCGTCGCGCACCAATGCCGCGACCTGATCGAAACGTGCCGCGATTCCCGTGCGTGCGTCCGCCGCCGGAATACACCAGGCGAAGGCCAGGCATTGGCGGGTAAAGAGCGCGGCCCGTCCGCCTGCCAATCGGAGCACGGCGTCGAAGCCCTGGGCCCGGGCTGCCGAAACCGCCTCATCGAATTCCGGCCTCGTACGATCGAGAACGGAGAACGCCACGACATCGTCCGGAACGTAGAGCCGCACGCTCTCCCGCCTCTCTCCCGTCGCAACCCGCGTGAGGAGCGCGCGCGAGATGGCCGTATCGAAGGCAGGGCGTCCGGGAAAACGGGCCTGCAGGAGATCGAGCGATTCGGGCACCTTCCGACTATAGAGACCAGGAAGGCAGGATTGGTCACGAGTCGGGCTCGAACTCTGAGGAAGCCAGCCGCTCGGCCACGTGACCTGCCAGCCCCTTGAACTCGGGTCGCTCCGCCCAGGGCCCGGGAACACGAAGGGAGACATCGGCCCGAAGCACATCGTCGGCTCCGGGCCGCAACACCATCCAGTTCCAGGTGTGAAGC includes these proteins:
- a CDS encoding putative C-S lyase, which gives rise to MNDLRSAFDAVSSAELHRSSRIKWTLYGPDVLPAWVADMDFPVAPAIQQAVRALLDRNDLGYHAVPLSPQLREAFVSRMAERFSWQVDPRNVSPLVNVVQGLDASILMHTKRGQGVVVQTPIYPPFLGAVEHSGRRLVENPLVRGETRFEIDFDRLEADIDDDTRLFMLCNPHNPTGRAFERSELLQLGEIALRHDLIVVSDEIHEDLVFAGHEHVPFASLSPELAERTITLTAATKAFNIAGLPIAFIVYGSQRLKEPFRQLPPHVFGHGGILDDAATLAAWTDGQEWLDTVLAYLAENRQRVSEFFSERFPAVGLLPPEATYLAWLDFQEFDLPDDLRAFFLERGQVALSPGSDFGSPGQRCVRLNFATSKSILEAILERMGKALES
- a CDS encoding AarF/ABC1/UbiB kinase family protein, with the protein product MPRRSSAWRLILRNAQLFGGASAGALTFGGALWALRSLPRRERLERAAGRALVRSCSKLGATFIKIGQIASTRNDLLPRGVFEELRSLQDRVPAFPYAEAAATIEAEFGAPVEELFDSFNPNPIAAASVAQVHEARLPGDGRRVAIKILRPDIILKVQLDRAILLFLGRLLERLIPTLRLVSLEEAIRSFCDAVEEQLDLRNEARNNARFAKNFEDDPHVCFPLLHPTLCSSRVLSMDFVAGTHEDGLALAEFDVHQIVESGMRAVSRMIFLHGFVHADLHPGNMLFEPPGRIVFLDLGLVGELTDEDRLRTAEMLMALVSGDGAGVARAFFENAPHHAVADYEAYEREISEFVSDVASKGLGQLQVTLEIGRILDILRRHRIQARSHMTMVNLALMTAEGMGKRLAPELDLSREALPYLAEALGKSHGD
- a CDS encoding rhodanese-like domain-containing protein; this translates as MPIAFTDLIRSHSKDVTLCSGEAAASRIGSEAGLIILDVREPAEFAAGSIAGAVNVPRGFLEFKIAEVCSDPDPPILVHCKSGGRAVLAAKTLADMGYTNVEVYFGAFEDLLAATS
- a CDS encoding lipoate--protein ligase family protein produces the protein MPESLDLLQARFPGRPAFDTAISRALLTRVATGERRESVRLYVPDDVVAFSVLDRTRPEFDEAVSAARAQGFDAVLRLAGGRAALFTRQCLAFAWCIPAADARTGIAARFDQVAALVRDALSDLGVDARIGAVPGEYCPGDHSVNARGVKKLMGVGQRVVKGAAHVGGVIVVGNDAQVGRVLEPIYRAMGIDMDPLAAGAVADEVQGLTVQHVADALLARFAHERSLVPTEVGADLTLLAEELEPEHRIS